A segment of the Mycteria americana isolate JAX WOST 10 ecotype Jacksonville Zoo and Gardens unplaced genomic scaffold, USCA_MyAme_1.0 Scaffold_146, whole genome shotgun sequence genome:
ATTTGGGGGGACTTGTGGAACAGGTCTGAGCTTTTGGGGGGCACtgatggggttttggggtgctctgaGAGGTTTGGGGGCCTTTTGGAGTGGGTCTGAGCATTTGGGGGGCACTGGAGGGTTTTGGGTGCTCTGAGAGGTTGGGGGCCTTTTGGAGTGGGTCTGAGCATTTGGGGGGGCTCCttgagggatttggggggacTCGTGGAACGGGTCTGAGCTTTTGGGGGGCACtgaaggggttttggggtgctctgaGAGGTTTGGGGCCTCTTGGAGTGGGTCTGAGCATTTGGGGGGCTCTTGAGGGCTTTTTGAGGTgttgggggggtgtttggggaggAGTTAGGGGTGTTGGAGGATCTgcgggtttgggggtgccccggGTGGGTTTTGGGGTACCCCACATCAcctgtaccccccccccccccccccaaaaggcgGTGAAGAGATCCCACCGGCGCCTGGGGCTGGCGCAGAAGCTGATGGACCAGGCGTCCCGCGCCATGATCGAGAACTTCAACGCCAAGTACGTCTCCCTCCACGTCCGCAAaaggtgagacccccccccccccaaaaatacaCTTGGGGGACCCCCCCATAATCATCAGGaacaccctgggggtcccccaaaAATaacacaacaccccccccccttttttggtCGGCAGCAACCGGGCGGCTCTGCACCTCTACTCCAACACGCTCAACTTCCAGTgagtttgggggtgctgggggggggatttgggggggctctggggtatgggggggggggtgtttgggtttgggggggctggggggtattggggggggtggcctggtgggatggggggggggtgttggggggagtTTATGGGCATATTGAGAGAAAAAATGGAGGGTAggtttggaggggggggggtgtgcaccCCTAAAACGTCCCTCTccgtgcccccccctccccaaaacaccccctcatgtgtgtgtcccccccccaccccgtgtcccccccaccccgtggcgtgtccccttccccccccaggaTCAGCGAGGTGGAACCCAAATACTACGCGGATGGGGAGGACGCCTACGCCATGAAGCGGGACCTCACCCAAATGGCGGACGAGGTagtgggggacccccccccaaaaccccccctttttttggggggggggggggggctgcaccccccaaaccttttttacccccccccctcAGGATCTTTAACaccacaacacccccccccccccccccccccctttaacaGCTGCGGAAGCAAGTGGAGCAGAAGGAGCGTGGtcgccccccggcacccaccgagcccccccggggtggggagggggggtttgtggaagtgggggggggggccccccaacCTCCAGCCGTCCCCCCCCCTCCGAAGACGGGGGGGCCGACAGCAAGGACGTCAGCGAGGTGAGCGAGACCACCGAGAGCACCGACGTCAAAGACAGCTCCGAGGCCTCCGACTCTGCGTCATAGGgggccccccccaaaatcccgggggccccccccaaaacccctgggaccccccaaaacccctggggaccccccccctggtgctgggggggggcaataaaccccctccctctccaggctgTGCCTCTTCTCTGTCCCCCCCGTtgtctgggggtgggggggtgtcaaTTTGGGGGTGTCCGGGGGGGGtctgctccccgcccccccccccccagccgagGGGAGGGGTGGTGAGAGTGGGCGTGGCATCTCCTGGCTACGCCTCTCCCCGCTGAAGCCACGCCCCCACCGCAGAACTGTGTCGGGCGGCAGCGCCACCGCCTGCCGGTGTGGGGGCGTGGCCTTAGGCTGCTTCCTCACACGCTGAttggcggcggcgcggctgcccAGACTTAGCCGCCCGCTGATTGGCGGAGGCGCGCCGTTGCGGCGCCGCCATGTGGGAGCGCGGGGAGCAGCCGCCGCTgagccgggcggcggcgctggcccTGGGTAGGAACGGGACCGGGAAGCGGGTaacggggccgggctggcggcacGCCTGCCACGTCCTGCTGTACGCCCCGTTGCCCGCCGGCTCCCCTCCACCGGGCTACGCCGTGCTGGTGcgtatgggggggggggaaaacgGGGAGGGAGAGACCCGGGGCCGGTTCCCGCTGTTGACCCGCCGCCGCTCCGGTAGATGCAGCTGCGGTTCGACGGGCGGTTCGGGTTCCCGGGGGGGCTGGTGGAGCCCGGCGCGAGTCGCTGGAGGCCGGGCTGAACCGGGAACTGCGGGAGGAGCTGGGCCGGCGCGCGACCGGGTTGAATTTACGACCCCACCATCATCGAGGCGCTAAGGCCTGGCCGGTGGAGGGCGGCGGAAACGGAAGTGACGCCGGGCTGGTGACGCATTTCTACATCCGGCGGTTAAACTGGGAGGAACTGGTGGCCATCGAGAGGGGCGGCCCGCGGGCACCGGAGCACGgcctggagggggtggggggggggccgggaaCGGTGTGGAGGGGGTGTCggtaacgggggggggggcgggatcgataccgggggggggggggacacgaccgGTACCGGGGGGGGGGTTCCCTGGGGGATACGGGCACCGGAGGGAGGGGTATAAGGGGGAGAGTAGTaccggggaggggctgggggcaccggtaccggggggggggggggggggggggggcggctctgGGGGACACCGGCGTGGgacgggggggtctggggggggttatgtgggtctgggggggctaAGGGGGGGGCGGACAGGTAGCAGGGGACACCCCtaacggggtgggggggctggcaCCGGGAGGGGGGTAACGTAGACCGGGAGGGagtgggtctggggggggggggtgtcagtaCCGGGGGGGGCtatgtgggtttggggggggctgggggggggggggggggacaggcagcaggggACCCCttaacggggtggggggggaggctCCCCTCGGtgtgggggctgggagggggtggcagcagggggggtactttgggggggggtccctggcatTTTAGGgggattcctcccccccccccccctccaggtgCAGGGGCTGGTGCGGGTTCCCCTGGGCGAGGGGCTCCCCGCTTTCCTGCGCACCGCTTCGCCGGGAACGCCCGGGAACAGCTCCTGGGGGGGCCTCGCTGCCCTCGGCATCCGGCCCCCCCACAATGAGGAACCCACCGGGGACCCCTAAATCCAGGTGGCCGGGGAGCCCCTCACCCCCAAAACTgatgggaggagaaagggggggggagtGACCTAACGGAATAAAGCACCCCAAAATATTCCCTTGCTTTTGACATCATCACCTGctaatggaggggggggggatttggggggttcaGGGGAGCGTCCGTGTACCCTGTTAAATctttattataatatatttttagataTAAAAAGGTAATTTTACAAGTTTTTGACCCAAAATGTACAAAAATGGTTCTAAATTGGTCGTGTTTGTccctctcgggggggggggggggatttttggGGAACCCCAAGGGGTTAAGGAGTTGGGGAGATtgggccccgggggggggttcAAGGCCAGCAAACACCCTGAGCTGTgttggggggccccccccccagcccctcattACCCGCAATgccttggggggaggggggtgtagCACCCCCAGTCCGTCGTCGTgtcccgtccgtccgtccgtccccccccaaTTAGTCTCTCCCCCCGTTGGGGTCCGTCAGTCCATCCGGGGGACTGGGGGGCTCCTCGGTCAGGACCCTCTTCCACCCCACTGCCTGGGGGACATACACACACAgtcaggcccccccccccccactccaaGAGGACTTtaggggggggcagggaggattggggggtgctcccagcccccccccctttccccacaCGAGAGGTATCGGGGTCCccctggggggtgtgggggggggggtccccttaCCGTCATCGGGGATCTCCTGCACATCCTCGTCATCGTCCACGATCACCACGCAGTCCTCCCGCTCTCGCTGTGGGCAGGGGCGttagcggggtggggggggcacaaAGCTTCGGGGTTCCTTTCCCCGGCACCCCCAAAATCCCGAGGTgcccccccggccaccccaccccccccccccccccccccccccggcgcagcTGACCTTTCGGGGGTCCCCTCGGCACCCTCGCCCAGCAGGTAGAACTGCAGCGGGTTTGGCCATAGCTCCTCCTTGATGATCTGGGGGagagattttgggggggggggggggggggggggtgtcagggggctACTGGGAGGCACAAGAAGGAGTACTGGGGCTAGGagggatactgggagcactgggagagaggatACTGGGACTCACCTCAGCGATGCGATCCCCCGCGGGGGAAACTGTGGTCCCCAAACCAGGCGAAGAagctgcggggggccgggggacccTTGTGGGGACGAGCGCGGGGGGGGTCCTGCCCCTGCCACCACCGGATGGGGGTCGAATGGGACACCAGGttggcctggggcggggggggggggggggggggaaaggggtggtgtgtgtgtgtggggtcaCTCTggaccccccaaatccctccctgGGCTGTAGGGAGATGGGTGGGCCCCCCCGCCGATCACCCACCGGAGGGGCCACGCACGAACTCCTTGGCCACGACGTCGTTCTGGAAGTAGGGGTTGACGCTGAAGAAGAACCTGATCCTGCACCCGGGGCGAGCTTGGCCAAACTCTTCCACCTgcgggacccaggcgtccgggtacgtcaccctccccctcccctcccccccacccccactattggggggggggagggcccCCGtatccccccaccccaccccaagcaCCTGTAAACTCGTCATGTAGCTCAGGGCGTCCTCGTCGCGGTCGCTGATCATGGCCGAGAGCTGGGGTGGTTCAGGAactgggggggggtgaggggtgtcAAGGAAAGCTGGATGTTTGTGTGTCCCCCAAATTCCAAcacccccccatacccccccccacccaccccgaAAAAAAAAGGATACGGCGGTGACCCAGAAAC
Coding sequences within it:
- the LOC142403248 gene encoding LOW QUALITY PROTEIN: N-alpha-acetyltransferase 10-like (The sequence of the model RefSeq protein was modified relative to this genomic sequence to represent the inferred CDS: deleted 2 bases in 1 codon), translating into RGVGGSAGLGVPRVGFGVPHITCTPPPPPQKAVKRSHRRLGLAQKLMDQASRAMIENFNAKYVSLHVRKSNRAALHLYSNTLNFQISEVEPKYYADGEDAYAMKRDLTQMADELRKQVEQKERGRPPAPTEPPRGGEGGFVEVGGGAPQSSRPPPSEDGGADSKDVSEVSETTESTDVKDSSEASDSAS
- the LOC142403244 gene encoding LOW QUALITY PROTEIN: U8 snoRNA-decapping enzyme-like (The sequence of the model RefSeq protein was modified relative to this genomic sequence to represent the inferred CDS: inserted 1 base in 1 codon), whose translation is MWERGEQPPLSRAAALALGRNGTGKRVTGPGWRHACHVLLYAPLPAGSPPPGYAVLMQLRFDGRFGFPGGLVEXRRESLEAGLNRELREELGRRATGLNLRPHHHRGAKAWPVEGGGNGSDAGLVTHFYIRRLNWEELVAIERGGPRAPEHGLEGVGGGPGTVQGLVRVPLGEGLPAFLRTASPGTPGNSSWGGLAALGIRPPHNEEPTGDP